The following coding sequences lie in one Candidatus Dormiibacterota bacterium genomic window:
- a CDS encoding RluA family pseudouridine synthase, whose protein sequence is MSIEKKFKLGPEDAGKRLDVVLAGHLPITRSAVLKLLKEDRVMLGLEPAKASHITTGGEVIEIIADSPEPKLKAPKLKVLYEDSDMVIVDKPAGLNVHNPETGRNAATVADFATTINRDDPDRSRPGIVHRLDKDTSGLLIIAKHMAAKTYLQELFAKRLVKKTYTALVEGRVIPEEAIIKLPIGRSRQRPVKRAVIPGGRESATKYRVIRQLPAASLVELEPATGRTHQIRVHLAHIGHPVVGDKLYGRPGKLPKLSRQFLHASSLNFTGYGGKQISVQSTLTADLADYLKQLQPRV, encoded by the coding sequence ATGAGTATAGAAAAGAAATTTAAACTGGGACCAGAAGATGCCGGCAAGCGGCTCGATGTTGTTCTGGCTGGCCACCTGCCTATCACCCGTAGCGCCGTGTTAAAGCTGCTAAAGGAAGATCGTGTGATGCTTGGCCTGGAACCGGCAAAAGCCAGCCATATAACAACTGGAGGAGAGGTAATCGAGATTATTGCAGATTCACCCGAGCCAAAACTAAAGGCGCCTAAGCTAAAGGTTCTGTATGAAGATAGTGATATGGTAATAGTCGATAAACCGGCAGGCCTGAACGTGCATAACCCTGAAACAGGCCGCAATGCAGCAACAGTGGCCGACTTCGCGACTACTATTAACCGGGATGATCCTGACCGCAGCCGGCCAGGAATCGTGCATCGCTTAGATAAGGACACCTCAGGGCTGCTTATTATTGCCAAGCACATGGCTGCCAAAACATACTTGCAGGAACTTTTTGCCAAAAGACTCGTAAAAAAGACATATACTGCGCTAGTCGAAGGCCGTGTAATCCCCGAGGAGGCCATAATCAAACTGCCCATAGGTCGCAGTCGCCAGCGTCCGGTAAAAAGAGCCGTAATACCCGGCGGGCGTGAGTCAGCTACAAAGTATCGGGTAATCCGTCAGTTGCCGGCCGCTAGCCTGGTTGAGCTCGAGCCAGCTACAGGACGTACGCACCAGATCAGAGTGCATCTTGCGCACATTGGCCATCCTGTTGTGGGCGACAAACTTTATGGCCGACCTGGCAAACTACCCAAGCTCAGCCGGCAATTTCTTCACGCAAGCTCACTGAACTTCACTGGTTACGGTGGTAAGCAAATTTCAGTTCAGAGCACCCTCACTGCTGATTTAGCGGATTATCTCAAGCAGTTGCAGCCTAGGGTATAA
- the rpsI gene encoding 30S ribosomal protein S9: MAENTEQNTTKAKGKYHYGLGRRKEAIATARLYPGKGEIFVNDAPAESYFNNATLIHLLNQPIVLAGYDKKFEVSLRVEGGGKHGQAEAARLAITRALTELNEDLRGTLKKAGYLSRDPREKERKKPGLKRARKAPQFSKR; the protein is encoded by the coding sequence ATGGCTGAAAACACTGAGCAAAACACCACCAAAGCTAAAGGCAAATACCATTACGGTTTAGGCCGTCGCAAAGAGGCCATAGCCACCGCACGATTATACCCTGGTAAAGGGGAGATTTTCGTTAACGATGCACCGGCAGAGAGCTACTTTAATAATGCTACTTTAATTCATCTTTTGAACCAGCCTATTGTTCTAGCTGGCTACGACAAGAAGTTTGAGGTTAGCCTGCGTGTAGAGGGAGGCGGCAAGCACGGCCAGGCCGAGGCCGCCCGCTTAGCTATTACCCGGGCACTTACCGAGCTGAATGAAGATCTTAGAGGCACGCTTAAGAAAGCCGGCTATCTCTCGCGTGATCCGCGTGAGAAAGAGCGCAAGAAGCCTGGCCTAAAACGGGCCCGTAAAGCCCCGCAATTCTCTAAACGATAA
- a CDS encoding FAD-dependent oxidoreductase, whose protein sequence is MRQVVIVGGGFAGIKAASSLARDPRFHITLISDRSHFEYHAALYRTSTGRSPLEVLIPLKRIFGRRQNISLVKDTAQTIDVKSKQLVCESGAKYAYDELILALGSVTEYFGIQGLDRFSYGVKHIEAALSLKEHLHKELSSNKPDLHYVVVGAGPTGVELAAELVGYLRRIRRNHHITKPFAVNLVEAAPRILPGMHASFSARITARLKKLGVKIYTSTAVKGESAGKLQLPEGSIKTHTVIWTAGVSNHPFYAAQGSLFQFEHGKVAVSASLAAAQNIYVIGDSAATQYSGWAQTAIYDGEFVARSLKLQLSGKPVPDYRPLAPIGAVPVGIEWCGVQFKGGQLFGRPGWVIRRLADLHLYIGLLPLRLAIKTWTQGSHMQESCLICRRSKL, encoded by the coding sequence GTGAGGCAAGTTGTAATTGTAGGGGGTGGTTTTGCCGGTATCAAAGCCGCCAGCAGTCTGGCGCGCGATCCGAGGTTTCACATTACTTTAATCAGTGATCGCAGCCACTTCGAATACCATGCCGCTCTGTATCGTACTTCAACCGGCCGATCACCACTTGAGGTGCTAATACCACTCAAGCGGATTTTCGGGCGCCGGCAAAATATTAGCCTAGTAAAAGATACTGCCCAGACGATAGATGTAAAGAGCAAGCAGTTAGTTTGTGAATCTGGCGCCAAGTATGCATACGACGAATTAATATTGGCACTGGGCTCAGTAACTGAATACTTCGGTATCCAAGGGCTAGACAGATTCTCCTATGGTGTTAAGCATATAGAAGCGGCTCTAAGCCTCAAGGAGCACCTGCACAAGGAGCTGAGTTCGAACAAGCCTGACCTGCATTATGTTGTGGTAGGAGCCGGCCCTACCGGCGTAGAGCTAGCAGCCGAGCTTGTAGGCTACCTGCGCCGCATCAGGAGAAACCATCATATTACCAAGCCCTTTGCGGTTAATCTTGTGGAGGCGGCCCCAAGGATACTACCGGGCATGCATGCTTCTTTTTCGGCTCGGATTACCGCCCGCCTGAAAAAGCTGGGGGTAAAGATATACACCAGTACGGCTGTTAAGGGCGAAAGCGCCGGTAAGCTGCAGCTGCCCGAGGGGAGTATTAAAACACACACAGTTATATGGACTGCCGGGGTTAGCAATCATCCCTTCTACGCTGCGCAGGGAAGCCTATTTCAGTTTGAGCATGGCAAAGTGGCCGTTAGTGCTTCTCTCGCCGCTGCCCAGAATATTTATGTCATAGGTGACAGTGCTGCCACTCAATATTCGGGCTGGGCTCAAACCGCAATTTACGATGGCGAGTTCGTAGCCCGCAGCCTTAAGCTTCAGCTCTCGGGCAAGCCGGTACCTGATTATCGTCCGCTGGCTCCGATTGGCGCTGTCCCGGTAGGCATCGAGTGGTGCGGAGTGCAGTTTAAGGGTGGGCAGCTGTTTGGCCGGCCCGGTTGGGTAATTCGGCGCTTAGCCGATTTACATTTGTACATCGGGCTACTACCGCTCCGGTTAGCCATCAAAACCTGGACACAAGGCAGTCACATGCAAGAATCATGCCTCATTTGTCGTAGGAGTAAACTGTGA
- the rpsK gene encoding 30S ribosomal protein S11 — translation MANSSTTKTRRRKVKRNVPVGQVHVQATFNNTIISITDEKGNLLTWASAGGAGFRGSRKSTPYAAQMAGEKAAAIAKDLGMTKVDVFVRGVGSGRESAVRSIQSAGIAVSSIKDVTGIAHNGCRPRKARRV, via the coding sequence ATGGCAAATTCCAGCACAACTAAAACCAGACGCCGAAAGGTCAAGCGCAACGTACCGGTTGGACAGGTTCATGTTCAGGCCACCTTTAACAACACTATTATTTCTATTACTGACGAAAAAGGTAATTTGCTCACCTGGGCTAGTGCCGGCGGTGCTGGCTTCAGGGGTTCGCGTAAATCTACACCCTATGCCGCCCAAATGGCCGGAGAAAAGGCAGCTGCAATCGCTAAAGACCTAGGTATGACAAAAGTAGATGTATTTGTGCGTGGAGTCGGAAGCGGTCGCGAATCGGCTGTGCGCTCTATCCAATCGGCCGGCATTGCTGTCAGCAGTATTAAAGATGTAACCGGTATTGCGCATAATGGCTGTCGCCCCCGGAAAGCGAGGCGCGTGTAA
- a CDS encoding TrkA family potassium uptake protein: MSTHKRPVVVILLFISLLAIGTAGFSATEGLSTGDALYQSLLVMLRHFGYAELHHPLARALNIFLILSSFALIGYLLKWFAEYIMGVSDTVHKKRLQVKINKMKNHYIVCGLGRVGSQVAREMATEGVPFVALDRDKSKVDDALALGYIAVQADSTSEEVLVEAGVKRAAGLVASLGEDPANLLVTLAARSLNPELYIVARANRQENELKLKHAGADKVALPYQIGGYHMASMALRPNVVDYMDIVSSSGSSHDLEVEEMIVSEESPLAGHHLGKKLAEGDIGATVIAINGADGSSKVRPTGREMIYPGDRLVILGAKGDLTKASELIR, translated from the coding sequence GTGAGTACTCATAAACGCCCAGTAGTAGTCATACTGCTGTTTATTAGTTTATTGGCTATTGGAACAGCCGGGTTCAGCGCGACTGAAGGGCTTTCGACTGGCGATGCCCTCTACCAGTCGCTGCTTGTTATGCTGCGGCATTTCGGATACGCCGAGCTTCACCACCCCCTAGCCAGGGCTTTGAACATATTCTTGATACTGAGCAGCTTCGCCCTAATAGGCTATTTGCTTAAGTGGTTTGCGGAATATATCATGGGTGTAAGTGACACTGTTCACAAAAAACGGTTGCAGGTAAAGATTAATAAAATGAAAAATCACTACATAGTCTGCGGTTTGGGGCGGGTCGGCAGTCAGGTGGCCAGGGAAATGGCAACTGAGGGCGTACCGTTTGTAGCTCTGGACAGAGACAAATCTAAAGTCGATGATGCCCTTGCCTTGGGCTATATTGCCGTGCAGGCCGACAGCACCTCTGAAGAGGTGCTGGTAGAAGCCGGCGTTAAGCGGGCAGCAGGCCTGGTGGCGAGCCTAGGGGAAGATCCGGCTAACTTGTTGGTAACGCTAGCGGCCAGATCGCTCAACCCCGAGCTCTACATTGTGGCTCGTGCTAACCGGCAGGAAAATGAACTTAAATTGAAACACGCCGGAGCCGATAAGGTTGCCTTGCCATATCAAATCGGCGGATACCATATGGCCTCCATGGCGCTCAGGCCGAATGTGGTTGACTATATGGATATCGTTAGCAGTTCCGGCTCCTCTCATGATCTAGAGGTAGAGGAGATGATTGTGAGCGAGGAGTCTCCACTAGCTGGGCATCATTTAGGCAAAAAACTGGCCGAGGGAGACATTGGCGCCACAGTAATAGCTATTAACGGAGCAGATGGCAGCAGTAAGGTGCGGCCGACCGGTAGGGAAATGATTTACCCGGGAGATCGTTTGGTGATATTGGGCGCAAAGGGCGACCTCACCAAGGCCTCAGAATTAATCCGTTAG
- a CDS encoding ElyC/SanA/YdcF family protein, with translation MSLAKSIIQSWTGRYTVYGNPEYADCVIGFAFGYRGKRKQAKPGLSNQDLASIAMRRYGKLPKIFQIEIAEAYCDMEAPDCNDPRKIFRVYASRKIMGYLDTREVADQAKQIMDRHKWKSAVILAHPYHIPRVVAVCQKLGIKPIVTSELRGGVEFDLSSSQKWTRSLGEWRGKEPLAMIYYKLKGWV, from the coding sequence ATGAGTTTGGCAAAAAGCATAATCCAGTCATGGACCGGCCGCTACACTGTGTATGGAAATCCCGAGTATGCCGATTGCGTCATAGGATTTGCTTTTGGCTATCGAGGCAAGCGCAAGCAGGCAAAGCCTGGGCTTAGCAATCAAGATCTGGCTAGTATCGCCATGCGCCGATATGGCAAATTGCCTAAAATATTTCAAATCGAAATTGCTGAGGCCTACTGCGACATGGAGGCTCCTGACTGCAATGATCCCCGCAAGATTTTTCGGGTCTATGCTAGCCGCAAAATAATGGGATATCTGGACACAAGAGAGGTGGCAGATCAAGCCAAACAGATCATGGACCGTCACAAGTGGAAGAGTGCAGTAATTCTAGCGCATCCCTATCATATACCGAGGGTGGTTGCAGTCTGCCAAAAGCTTGGAATTAAGCCGATTGTAACGAGTGAACTGCGCGGCGGGGTGGAGTTCGATCTCTCATCTAGCCAAAAGTGGACCAGAAGTTTAGGGGAGTGGCGCGGCAAGGAGCCCCTGGCAATGATCTATTACAAACTTAAAGGCTGGGTGTGA
- the rplM gene encoding 50S ribosomal protein L13 — translation MKTYSAKPTDVQRDWYIVDAAGQTLGRIATLIASHLTGKNKPIYTAHIDCGDHVVVINAAQVKVTGNKLTDKKYYRHSGYPGGIKEISLEELLSKHPERAIESAVRGMLPHNKLQDQRMKRLKVYPAADHPHAPQSPKPIQGVTNG, via the coding sequence GTGAAGACTTACTCTGCTAAACCAACAGACGTACAACGTGATTGGTATATTGTAGATGCTGCGGGGCAGACATTGGGCCGAATAGCTACTCTGATTGCCTCTCATCTAACTGGTAAGAATAAGCCGATATATACTGCCCATATCGACTGCGGCGATCACGTGGTGGTTATTAATGCGGCTCAGGTGAAGGTGACCGGCAATAAGCTAACAGATAAGAAGTACTACCGTCACTCAGGCTACCCAGGTGGTATAAAAGAGATTTCCCTAGAGGAGCTATTATCTAAGCATCCTGAGCGAGCTATAGAATCAGCCGTGCGCGGTATGCTGCCGCACAATAAGCTGCAGGATCAGCGCATGAAGCGACTCAAGGTTTACCCGGCCGCCGACCACCCCCACGCACCCCAATCACCTAAACCGATTCAAGGAGTAACTAATGGCTGA
- a CDS encoding DNA-directed RNA polymerase subunit alpha codes for MHLPELKVVKEDGNKSTFAIEPLHSGYGMTLGNSLRRVILSSLGGAAITAVKIDNVSHEFSTIKGVKEDVVEIILNLKKIRFKVYSDEPQFLVLTKNGKGQIKAGDIKANADVEIVNPDQIIGTVDDAKGKVGMEIKLEKGRGYVPVEDRSDEKLEVGMIAVDALYSPVRRVRYNVENTRVGQMTDLDRLVMDIETDGSISPQEAITQAADILVTHFSVVAGHGVPATKQTAGADESQDANAAKIMIEEINLSPRTTNALLNNDIRTMKDLLRLSDGEIKNLKGFGAKAYDEVNDKIAELGFAKEEEVI; via the coding sequence ATGCATCTGCCAGAACTGAAAGTAGTAAAGGAGGACGGCAATAAGTCTACTTTTGCCATCGAGCCGCTGCATTCAGGGTACGGTATGACTTTAGGCAACTCACTGCGCCGTGTTATTCTTTCGAGCTTAGGCGGAGCCGCTATTACGGCCGTTAAGATCGACAACGTATCGCATGAGTTTTCAACTATTAAAGGCGTCAAAGAAGACGTGGTTGAGATTATTCTCAACTTAAAGAAGATTCGCTTCAAGGTATACAGCGATGAACCGCAGTTTTTGGTTTTGACCAAAAACGGAAAAGGCCAAATTAAGGCTGGCGATATTAAGGCCAATGCCGATGTCGAGATCGTTAACCCCGATCAGATTATTGGCACCGTAGATGACGCCAAGGGCAAGGTCGGTATGGAGATTAAGCTAGAAAAGGGCCGGGGCTATGTGCCGGTCGAAGATCGCAGCGATGAAAAGCTGGAAGTCGGGATGATCGCGGTTGACGCGCTCTACAGTCCTGTGCGCCGTGTGCGTTATAACGTCGAGAACACTCGTGTTGGGCAGATGACTGATCTCGATCGGCTAGTGATGGATATAGAAACCGATGGTTCGATTTCTCCGCAAGAGGCTATTACTCAGGCGGCTGATATCTTAGTTACTCACTTTTCGGTTGTAGCCGGCCATGGCGTTCCCGCAACCAAACAAACAGCAGGAGCAGATGAGAGCCAAGATGCCAATGCTGCAAAGATTATGATAGAAGAGATCAATCTCTCTCCCCGCACCACTAATGCACTTTTGAATAACGATATCAGGACCATGAAGGATCTACTGCGCCTAAGCGACGGCGAGATTAAAAACCTTAAGGGTTTTGGTGCCAAGGCTTACGATGAAGTTAATGACAAAATAGCAGAATTAGGATTTGCCAAGGAGGAAGAGGTAATCTAA
- the rpmG gene encoding 50S ribosomal protein L33, giving the protein MPKRNRPFIALECPECHNRNYTTSKNPKNTTDRLLLNKFCKHCGKNTQHKESK; this is encoded by the coding sequence ATGCCTAAACGCAATCGGCCGTTTATTGCACTGGAGTGCCCCGAGTGCCACAACCGCAATTACACGACCAGTAAAAATCCCAAAAACACTACCGATCGCCTGCTGCTGAATAAGTTTTGCAAGCACTGCGGTAAGAATACCCAGCACAAAGAGAGCAAATAA
- the rpsD gene encoding 30S ribosomal protein S4, with product MARDLAPIVKRSRREKTALHPKAIKGMTKRNYGPGQHGMSGIRAKLSQYAVQLREKQKVKRMYGLLEKQFRKLVAESERRPGVAGDNLLQALELRLDNAVYRLNWAISRQAARQLVTHGHILLNGKRVDIPSIRLSAGDELTIRPKSAANSYFATLKQTLVSGQAVSSWLSSDSKNLKAKVTGLPQREDITEEINEQLIIEFYSR from the coding sequence ATGGCTAGGGATCTAGCACCAATCGTAAAGCGTTCCCGGCGCGAAAAGACAGCCCTGCATCCTAAGGCGATTAAAGGTATGACTAAGCGCAACTATGGACCAGGGCAGCATGGTATGTCAGGTATTCGCGCAAAGCTAAGCCAATATGCCGTTCAGCTTCGTGAAAAACAGAAAGTTAAGAGAATGTACGGCCTGCTCGAGAAGCAGTTCCGTAAACTGGTAGCCGAATCCGAGAGGCGCCCAGGCGTGGCTGGCGATAACCTCTTGCAGGCGCTTGAGCTGCGACTGGATAATGCTGTATACCGGCTTAACTGGGCGATTTCGCGCCAGGCTGCCCGGCAGCTTGTGACTCATGGGCATATCCTCTTGAATGGTAAGCGAGTAGATATTCCTTCAATCCGCTTAAGCGCGGGTGACGAACTGACTATTCGCCCCAAGAGCGCAGCGAACTCTTACTTTGCCACCTTGAAGCAGACGCTGGTATCCGGCCAAGCGGTCAGTAGTTGGCTGAGTTCAGACAGTAAAAACTTGAAGGCCAAGGTAACCGGCTTGCCACAGCGCGAGGATATTACTGAGGAGATTAATGAGCAATTAATTATTGAGTTTTACTCAAGGTAA
- a CDS encoding collagen-like protein produces the protein MKLTFSKLAVLSVITTIIGATSGFLADQHLVYPGERGEAGIQGSPGPTGSPGLTGLTGANGSIGPQGARGLQGSTGATGSQGLQGSGGATGATGATGPEGPSGSINDSQLSVNVALLDRNSQTFTGNNQAFKNNTNSTTAFQVQNAAGIAVVRIDTVNNRFNVIGDVTANGKGVFGSTSEYPSTSNYDAVVDGHELFTKTSGSNIYGGHFRVTYTPSAALTAPMDLRGVIGKIRIVSTQDMETQDVDAIGVMGEVTTENNSTTGNVHKMDGVYAKATHYGTGTVQFLNGLDILAFNDDDFTESGNVTEMNGIKVLVGSDKTTGTVTQARGIHIQNPSGGGNILNNYGIRIDNQIAGSSFDAGIRIDGADNAALWLGAGGTFTNEANGILFGSGRDVNLYRGAANQLKTDDDFLVKTATDSTTAFQVQNASSAAIFTVDTSGLKITLGAASATPVLLVLGTKNTAGDPTCTSGAVYYNSSTKQGKVCVDGAWSAVSAPVVTTLPSSPSDGDEVTYQADATNGVYWHLRYRAGSASAHKWEFMGGGDLMSQIDTAENNNGTAYHDLATVGPSITLPLAGDYIISHGSNMLANNVSWHSTFMSYQIGATPATDADSIWITNTESQFERVQASLSREKLHTGLSAVTVTSKYRTGIAANSTVQHRWLRITPRRVGP, from the coding sequence GTGAAGCTTACTTTTAGCAAACTCGCAGTTCTGTCTGTAATCACCACTATAATTGGCGCTACCTCTGGTTTTTTGGCCGACCAGCACCTAGTCTACCCCGGTGAAAGGGGTGAGGCCGGTATTCAAGGATCCCCAGGCCCCACCGGGTCCCCTGGTCTGACCGGCCTCACTGGTGCAAATGGCTCCATCGGCCCTCAGGGAGCCCGGGGCCTGCAAGGCTCAACAGGAGCCACTGGTTCACAGGGTCTCCAAGGCTCCGGCGGAGCTACTGGTGCAACTGGAGCAACCGGGCCCGAAGGCCCTAGTGGCAGCATTAATGATTCTCAGCTTTCAGTCAATGTAGCGTTACTTGACCGAAACTCACAGACTTTCACTGGTAATAATCAGGCGTTTAAGAATAATACTAACTCCACTACAGCTTTTCAGGTGCAGAATGCGGCGGGAATTGCAGTTGTTAGAATCGATACAGTTAATAATCGTTTCAATGTTATTGGTGATGTTACTGCAAATGGTAAGGGGGTATTCGGATCCACTAGTGAATATCCAAGTACCAGCAATTATGATGCTGTTGTTGATGGGCATGAACTATTCACAAAGACCTCAGGTTCTAATATATATGGCGGACATTTCCGTGTTACCTATACGCCCTCGGCGGCATTAACTGCTCCCATGGATCTAAGAGGCGTCATCGGGAAAATTAGGATTGTTTCAACACAAGATATGGAGACACAAGATGTTGATGCCATAGGGGTCATGGGTGAAGTTACTACAGAAAATAATTCGACTACCGGCAATGTTCACAAAATGGATGGTGTTTATGCGAAAGCTACGCATTATGGAACAGGAACAGTCCAATTTCTAAACGGCTTAGATATTCTGGCTTTCAATGATGATGATTTTACTGAAAGTGGCAACGTTACCGAAATGAACGGCATTAAGGTTTTAGTAGGATCGGACAAGACAACGGGAACTGTTACGCAGGCGAGGGGTATTCACATTCAGAATCCATCTGGCGGCGGAAATATCTTAAACAATTATGGAATTAGGATAGACAACCAGATAGCCGGCTCTAGTTTCGATGCTGGTATTAGGATTGATGGTGCTGACAATGCGGCGCTATGGCTTGGAGCTGGTGGGACATTCACCAACGAAGCTAATGGAATATTATTTGGGTCAGGACGTGACGTTAATTTGTACAGAGGGGCAGCTAATCAACTGAAGACGGATGACGACTTCTTGGTTAAAACAGCTACAGACTCCACCACCGCCTTCCAAGTCCAAAACGCCTCTTCGGCTGCTATCTTTACGGTAGATACTTCCGGCCTAAAGATCACCCTAGGCGCAGCCTCAGCCACACCAGTACTGCTGGTGCTGGGTACAAAGAACACGGCCGGGGACCCGACCTGCACTAGCGGAGCCGTGTACTACAACTCTTCTACCAAGCAAGGTAAGGTTTGTGTGGACGGAGCCTGGAGTGCCGTGTCTGCGCCTGTGGTTACTACGCTACCCTCTAGCCCCAGCGATGGCGATGAAGTAACCTACCAAGCCGATGCCACTAATGGTGTTTACTGGCATCTGAGATATCGGGCGGGGTCGGCTAGTGCGCATAAGTGGGAGTTTATGGGGGGCGGAGACCTGATGAGTCAAATAGATACTGCCGAAAATAATAATGGCACCGCCTATCACGATTTGGCTACGGTGGGGCCGTCCATAACCCTGCCCTTGGCCGGAGATTACATTATTTCTCACGGCTCTAACATGCTGGCCAATAACGTAAGTTGGCATTCTACCTTTATGAGCTATCAAATCGGAGCAACCCCCGCAACCGATGCTGATTCAATCTGGATAACGAACACCGAATCTCAGTTCGAACGGGTCCAAGCCTCCCTTTCCAGGGAAAAGTTACACACTGGTCTTAGCGCTGTAACCGTAACTTCGAAATACCGGACTGGGATAGCGGCTAACTCAACTGTGCAGCACCGCTGGTTACGTATTACACCGAGAAGGGTAGGGCCGTAA
- a CDS encoding amino acid--tRNA ligase-related protein: MSKSSVIIAIESLSHVGQTVTVKGWVHNVRDLGQIAFVELRDHTGILQLVTTQPDKLPKLANEYVIEATGKVQNRSQQYINAKLATGTVELDVSQVEVISPSLELPFEVRKDTRGINEELRLKHRYLDLRTERMIKNIKLRHNLMKTVRAYLDGSGFIEVDTPLLTKGTPEGAREFLVPSRLHPGEFYVLPQSPQQFKQLLMVGGIGRYYQIAKCLRDEDQRGDRQPEFTQIDIELAFADQEAILQLNEDMMRNIVKAIAPDKKISSAPFPRLSYDEAIKKHKTDRPDLRKDPQDAEELAFAWVVDFPMFERDQATGNLNPAHHPFTSPQPQDIPKLDTDPSSVKALAYDLVLNGEEIAGGSIRIHQADLQSKLFKAWGLTEEQATERFGHMLAAFEYGAPPHGGIAYGFDRLLMILAGEPNIREVIAFPKTGDGRDPLTGSPAPITRDHLTEAHIEVKPPKKDKGN, translated from the coding sequence ATGAGTAAGTCGAGCGTTATCATCGCGATAGAGAGTTTGAGTCATGTTGGCCAAACCGTTACCGTAAAAGGATGGGTGCATAATGTGCGCGATCTCGGCCAAATTGCCTTTGTAGAGCTGAGGGACCACACTGGCATTCTGCAGTTAGTTACTACACAGCCCGATAAGCTTCCGAAATTAGCCAATGAGTATGTCATAGAAGCTACTGGTAAGGTGCAGAACCGTAGCCAGCAATATATTAATGCCAAGCTTGCCACGGGTACTGTTGAATTAGATGTAAGCCAGGTAGAGGTCATAAGCCCTAGTCTTGAGCTGCCCTTTGAGGTCCGTAAGGACACAAGAGGTATTAATGAGGAGCTAAGGCTTAAGCATCGGTACCTGGATCTAAGAACCGAGCGCATGATAAAGAATATTAAGCTCCGGCACAATCTAATGAAGACGGTACGGGCCTACCTGGATGGCTCTGGTTTTATAGAGGTCGATACGCCATTGCTTACAAAAGGAACGCCCGAGGGAGCGCGTGAGTTTTTAGTGCCCTCCAGGCTGCACCCCGGTGAGTTTTATGTGCTGCCGCAATCGCCCCAGCAGTTTAAACAGCTGCTGATGGTCGGTGGTATTGGTAGGTATTATCAGATCGCTAAATGCCTGCGAGACGAAGACCAGCGTGGCGACCGCCAGCCGGAATTTACCCAGATTGATATTGAGCTGGCTTTTGCTGATCAAGAGGCTATTTTGCAGCTGAACGAGGATATGATGCGGAATATTGTAAAAGCCATTGCCCCAGATAAAAAAATCAGTTCTGCTCCTTTCCCGCGCTTAAGCTATGATGAGGCTATAAAAAAGCATAAGACTGACCGCCCTGACCTGCGCAAAGACCCGCAAGACGCAGAAGAGCTAGCATTTGCCTGGGTGGTTGATTTTCCAATGTTTGAACGCGATCAGGCAACCGGCAATTTAAATCCGGCTCACCACCCATTTACCTCACCTCAACCGCAGGATATACCGAAACTAGATACTGATCCTTCCAGCGTTAAAGCCCTGGCTTATGATCTCGTTCTGAACGGGGAAGAGATTGCCGGCGGATCTATTAGAATCCACCAGGCCGATCTGCAAAGCAAGCTGTTTAAAGCCTGGGGTTTGACGGAAGAGCAAGCCACAGAGAGGTTTGGCCACATGCTTGCAGCTTTTGAATATGGAGCACCCCCTCATGGCGGGATAGCTTATGGATTTGATCGTTTACTAATGATTCTGGCAGGCGAGCCAAACATTAGGGAGGTTATTGCATTTCCGAAGACGGGCGACGGGCGCGATCCGCTCACAGGCTCCCCGGCGCCTATTACCCGTGATCATCTGACAGAAGCCCATATAGAAGTAAAGCCGCCCAAAAAAGACAAAGGCAACTAG
- the rplQ gene encoding 50S ribosomal protein L17, which translates to MHHHGHKESKLSLEQGPRKALIRGQVTSLVVHEQITTTLTKAKTIAPYFERMVTKAKQGDLHNKRQIRAFLLTDKAAQKLVEEIAPRFKDRKGGYTRIVKIENRRGDNAPMAVVSLTELANPAEKAEKKPEADSKVKKPAAAKTQVKAKAADKPKAKTKPEAKK; encoded by the coding sequence ATGCACCATCACGGCCACAAGGAGTCTAAGCTGTCATTAGAACAAGGTCCGCGGAAGGCTTTAATCCGCGGGCAGGTGACTTCTTTGGTTGTGCATGAGCAGATTACCACTACTTTAACGAAGGCCAAGACCATCGCCCCTTACTTCGAGAGAATGGTTACCAAGGCCAAGCAGGGCGACCTGCATAATAAGCGCCAGATAAGGGCCTTCCTTCTAACAGATAAGGCAGCTCAAAAACTGGTAGAGGAGATTGCACCCCGCTTTAAGGATCGTAAGGGCGGCTACACCCGGATTGTAAAAATCGAGAACCGCAGAGGCGACAATGCCCCTATGGCTGTTGTTAGTCTAACCGAGCTAGCAAATCCGGCCGAGAAAGCTGAGAAAAAGCCTGAGGCTGACTCTAAGGTCAAAAAGCCCGCTGCAGCCAAAACCCAGGTTAAGGCTAAAGCAGCAGACAAACCAAAGGCAAAAACTAAACCTGAGGCTAAAAAGTGA